A single region of the Candidatus Protochlamydia amoebophila UWE25 genome encodes:
- the traE gene encoding type IV conjugative transfer system protein TraE, with translation MERIFFERNLNHLLVQRNFLVGLSLTLLMGVILAVSFLCFKTERIIIVPSTIEKEFWVDAHSVSATYLEQFGLFLGQLLLTKSSYSADLHRNILCRHTEPQYLALLKQRLMEEEETLKKQNASYVFYLNNVHVNPKELTVTLLGDRQFFLAGQQTTLESCGYTLHFNYSGARLLLKGITQEKTDLARRA, from the coding sequence ATGGAACGGATTTTTTTTGAACGCAATCTCAATCATTTATTAGTGCAGAGAAACTTTTTAGTGGGATTGTCGTTAACCTTACTGATGGGAGTGATCTTAGCTGTCTCCTTCCTTTGCTTCAAAACAGAAAGAATTATTATTGTCCCTTCAACGATTGAAAAAGAATTTTGGGTTGATGCTCATTCCGTTTCAGCCACCTATCTCGAACAATTTGGATTGTTTTTAGGGCAACTCTTGCTCACCAAATCTTCTTATTCTGCAGATTTACACCGCAATATTTTGTGTCGACATACCGAGCCTCAGTATCTTGCTTTATTAAAACAAAGATTAATGGAAGAAGAGGAGACTTTAAAGAAACAAAACGCTTCTTACGTTTTTTACTTAAATAATGTTCACGTCAATCCCAAAGAATTAACGGTGACTTTGCTCGGAGATCGGCAATTTTTCCTTGCAGGTCAGCAAACCACCTTGGAAAGCTGCGGCTATACCTTGCATTTCAATTACAGCGGAGCTCGCCTTCTTCTAAAGGGGATCACTCAAGAAAAAACCGACCTTGCGAGGAGAGCCTAG
- the traF gene encoding conjugative transfer signal peptidase TraF, which translates to MSLLNTKGKTLCISLLIGINAYGLTNLATEGTYCQHFRLNSSSSLPFYIFSTSSLKMVERNMYVSLTHPFSSQELLKQIVGLPGDLITIRDQHVWVNDKDYGFIYSTSPSGLALSPLPEGIIPQGFFFVHATHPQSFDSRYAEFGLVSKEQLKERLCPLF; encoded by the coding sequence ATGTCACTCTTAAACACAAAAGGAAAAACTTTATGCATTTCTTTGCTCATAGGGATCAACGCGTATGGTCTGACCAATCTGGCCACTGAAGGAACTTATTGCCAACATTTTCGTCTAAACAGCAGCTCTAGCCTCCCTTTTTACATCTTTTCAACATCTTCCCTTAAAATGGTGGAAAGAAATATGTATGTGTCGCTGACTCATCCTTTTTCTTCTCAAGAACTATTGAAGCAAATTGTCGGTTTACCAGGTGACCTTATTACGATTCGCGATCAACATGTGTGGGTTAACGACAAAGATTACGGATTTATCTACTCTACTTCTCCCTCTGGCCTTGCTCTTTCTCCACTGCCAGAAGGAATCATCCCACAAGGATTTTTCTTTGTCCATGCGACACATCCTCAAAGTTTTGATTCTCGTTATGCTGAATTTGGCCTTGTTTCCAAAGAGCAGTTAAAGGAGCGTTTATGCCCCCTTTTCTAA
- a CDS encoding type-F conjugative transfer system secretin TraK → MKQIFWMGFACLQVLKLSAATYHTLNTTSLLPCYLSSTYQNRVMIENGRIKKVITPESDRLSIQIEELTGQAFIFARDPHLKEISLSVISDSGVIQDIHICFIERQPEVVVLQEPEQKECSPGVPAAEELSILKQVQEIVAGRIPTGYRHKSISSQKRTLKKGIELTLKAKFIGSENTLYLYQLANTGKQPQTVLECEMGSQQSQWIYLEQNMIAPKQTKVCILAVKNHA, encoded by the coding sequence ATGAAACAAATTTTTTGGATGGGCTTTGCCTGTCTGCAAGTTTTAAAACTTTCGGCTGCCACCTATCACACGCTCAATACAACAAGCCTTTTGCCCTGCTACTTATCTTCTACTTATCAAAATCGGGTGATGATTGAAAATGGACGAATTAAAAAAGTGATTACCCCAGAATCTGATCGTCTTTCCATTCAAATTGAAGAGTTAACAGGCCAAGCATTTATTTTTGCCCGGGATCCTCATCTGAAAGAGATCTCTCTTTCGGTCATCTCCGATTCGGGTGTCATTCAAGATATCCATATTTGTTTTATAGAGCGTCAGCCTGAAGTTGTTGTCTTGCAGGAACCAGAACAGAAAGAGTGTTCACCTGGCGTGCCTGCTGCCGAGGAGCTCTCCATTTTGAAACAAGTTCAAGAGATTGTTGCTGGGAGAATTCCTACCGGTTATCGACACAAATCTATCTCTTCGCAAAAACGCACTCTAAAAAAAGGAATCGAGCTTACGCTTAAAGCTAAATTTATCGGATCAGAAAATACTCTTTACCTCTATCAGCTAGCTAATACGGGCAAACAACCTCAAACAGTTTTAGAATGTGAGATGGGAAGTCAGCAAAGTCAATGGATCTATTTAGAACAAAACATGATCGCTCCCAAGCAAACAAAGGTTTGTATTCTTGCGGTGAAAAACCATGCCTGA
- the traC gene encoding type IV secretion system protein TraC: MRSFLQKLGNIVAGLFGESPFSFSSDTAQALPSDPYPSATPLSAYLSYDVYDEDNELFINKKSLGFAIEMLPLVGSDHAAQKNIQSLFDEVLEEGESIQCLLWTDHRIDPFLNFWEEPRKQKGGIFAKIAHQRVKTFRHHKQFFPSLFRFVLSYTVPFKGDLQTNAPLIQKMKAKKEKCLRILRALSRSARVWKPIDLMDVVGGMCQFSFSTEAVTPLWNPYQSLASQIPRGTSLEIQEGQLKANRPSPLAFKSFRVVDFPEFWSLSQMQHLIGDVERDSFRLLCPFYLHWAVHCPSQQLAEQKFKVREKFVEKQGQSSMFLKMVPQLADELKEIQYARKEIYQGARYVWTNLSVGIWSSPDNLVHSEEILKGIFRNNRFTLVENQAFPLAAFLSALPLSLAESVKGLKNLNFFRTTLNRECGNYVPLQGEWYGTLKSSGILLAGRRGQLMNWNPFDNDHGNYNITVVGRSGSGKSVFMQELIFNGLGTGAKVFVLDVGRSFDKLCQALEGQMIEFSRQSTICLNPFTKFPLNNVNELNDCIILLKSIIANMADSINGMSSEQMSLIEESIKEVWKLKGCEASLTDVANWLKQHEDVQARKIGRMLFPYTIDGVFGHYFEGKNNVDFTNPFVLIELEELKEKKELQAVVLQLLILTITDQAFLGDRKTRFYICVDEAWDLLRANQTGPFIETLARRLRKYNGSLIVGTQQLEDFDSYPGAKAAYANSDWACFLPQDDKTIATLKAESKMPEGKIQAIENLNTLHGVYSEVLICQGKSYSTHRFWLDSFSNLLYSTQAADFSRLQKLREQGKSLEEAIEELVQEKACHS, from the coding sequence ATGCGATCATTTTTGCAAAAATTGGGGAATATCGTGGCAGGTTTATTCGGAGAATCCCCTTTTTCATTTTCGTCAGACACAGCGCAGGCTTTACCGAGCGATCCCTATCCATCAGCTACCCCTCTTTCTGCCTATCTATCTTATGATGTATATGATGAAGACAATGAATTATTCATCAATAAAAAAAGTTTAGGGTTTGCCATTGAAATGCTTCCTTTGGTTGGAAGTGATCATGCAGCTCAAAAGAATATTCAAAGTCTTTTTGATGAGGTGTTAGAAGAAGGAGAGTCGATTCAGTGCCTTCTTTGGACCGATCACCGCATTGATCCTTTCCTCAATTTCTGGGAGGAGCCTAGAAAACAAAAAGGGGGAATTTTTGCCAAGATTGCTCACCAACGGGTCAAGACTTTTCGCCATCACAAACAGTTTTTTCCCTCTCTTTTTCGCTTTGTACTCTCCTACACTGTCCCATTTAAAGGAGATCTTCAAACAAATGCCCCCTTAATTCAAAAAATGAAGGCCAAAAAAGAGAAGTGTTTAAGAATTTTACGTGCTCTTTCTCGCTCGGCTCGGGTTTGGAAACCGATCGATTTAATGGATGTCGTTGGGGGCATGTGCCAATTTTCTTTCAGTACAGAAGCGGTCACTCCCCTTTGGAACCCCTACCAATCCCTGGCAAGTCAGATTCCAAGAGGAACTAGTTTAGAAATTCAAGAGGGGCAGTTAAAGGCTAATCGTCCCTCCCCTCTGGCGTTCAAAAGTTTTCGAGTAGTGGATTTTCCTGAATTTTGGTCACTCAGCCAGATGCAACATCTGATTGGAGATGTCGAAAGAGATAGCTTCCGTTTACTTTGTCCGTTTTATCTTCACTGGGCAGTGCATTGTCCAAGTCAACAGTTAGCGGAACAAAAATTTAAAGTGCGTGAGAAATTTGTCGAAAAACAGGGGCAATCCTCTATGTTTTTAAAAATGGTTCCTCAACTGGCAGATGAACTGAAAGAAATCCAATATGCTCGAAAAGAGATATATCAAGGGGCTCGCTATGTCTGGACCAACTTGTCTGTTGGCATTTGGAGCTCTCCTGACAATTTGGTTCATTCAGAAGAAATCCTAAAAGGAATTTTTCGAAATAATCGCTTCACGTTAGTGGAAAATCAAGCGTTTCCTTTGGCAGCTTTTTTATCGGCATTACCATTAAGTTTGGCAGAGTCTGTTAAAGGACTCAAAAATCTCAATTTTTTTCGAACCACTCTCAATCGAGAGTGTGGTAACTACGTTCCTTTGCAAGGAGAATGGTATGGCACCCTCAAAAGTTCCGGGATTCTATTAGCTGGTCGAAGAGGGCAGCTCATGAATTGGAATCCTTTTGATAATGACCATGGGAATTACAACATCACAGTCGTTGGAAGAAGTGGATCGGGAAAGTCTGTCTTTATGCAAGAACTGATTTTTAACGGATTAGGAACAGGAGCCAAGGTCTTTGTTTTGGATGTGGGAAGAAGCTTTGACAAACTTTGCCAAGCGTTAGAAGGACAAATGATTGAGTTTTCAAGACAATCTACCATTTGTTTAAACCCCTTCACCAAATTTCCTCTGAATAACGTTAATGAACTCAATGACTGCATTATTCTCCTTAAATCGATCATCGCCAACATGGCAGATTCCATCAATGGGATGAGTAGTGAACAAATGAGTTTAATCGAAGAATCTATCAAAGAAGTGTGGAAACTTAAAGGTTGTGAAGCCTCTCTAACAGATGTTGCCAACTGGTTAAAACAACACGAAGATGTCCAGGCTCGCAAGATCGGTAGAATGCTATTTCCCTATACCATCGATGGCGTTTTTGGACACTATTTTGAAGGAAAAAATAATGTCGATTTTACCAATCCTTTTGTCTTGATTGAGTTAGAAGAACTGAAAGAAAAAAAAGAGCTACAAGCTGTGGTGCTTCAATTATTGATTTTAACGATTACGGATCAAGCGTTTTTAGGAGATCGTAAAACGCGCTTTTATATTTGTGTAGATGAGGCTTGGGATCTTTTAAGAGCGAATCAGACAGGGCCCTTTATTGAAACCTTGGCAAGACGTCTGCGTAAATACAATGGATCATTAATTGTTGGAACGCAACAATTAGAAGATTTTGACAGCTATCCTGGCGCCAAGGCTGCTTACGCCAATAGTGATTGGGCTTGTTTTCTTCCTCAAGACGATAAAACGATTGCCACTCTTAAGGCAGAATCAAAAATGCCTGAGGGAAAAATTCAAGCAATTGAAAACTTAAATACCTTGCATGGCGTTTATAGTGAAGTTTTGATTTGTCAAGGAAAGTCCTATTCGACGCATCGCTTCTGGTTAGATTCCTTTTCTAATTTGCTTTATAGCACCCAGGCGGCTGACTTTTCTCGTTTGCAAAAGCTACGCGAGCAAGGGAAAAGCTTGGAAGAGGCCATTGAAGAGCTCGTGCAGGAGAAAGCATGTCACTCTTAA
- a CDS encoding TraU family protein gives MNPFTDVCWECVFPLTVSGVSVTPGHPDLSKSNKRICTCAGVPPRVGIPLTFWEPLNLVDVTRHAYRLVGLGGVSVGSDSIKNRGTVSVLGDGPAQTSVYHVHWYHFPLLSLLNLLTDFICVEQGDVDLPYLSELDPLWNDDTLALIVNPEAALFNSPLAQVSCIADCSMASLNHPIDELFWCAGCEGSLYPLTGVVAHHLSPIQASYLLVQRLIAKLHRMFLLKGYDKGEFCEAQMMPILKKTLYKTHLIYPIPQTSGLCHALGKSDLLWGIGKSFPIQGEDFVYLIWSKKHCCLDSTKAAAMKPIGGLW, from the coding sequence ATGAATCCGTTTACCGATGTGTGTTGGGAATGTGTTTTTCCTTTGACCGTGAGCGGAGTGTCGGTAACTCCTGGCCATCCGGATCTTTCCAAGTCAAACAAACGTATCTGTACTTGCGCGGGAGTTCCTCCTCGCGTTGGCATTCCTTTGACATTCTGGGAGCCACTGAATCTAGTTGATGTCACCCGGCACGCCTATCGCCTGGTTGGATTGGGAGGCGTTTCAGTGGGAAGTGATTCGATAAAAAATCGTGGGACTGTGTCGGTTTTGGGTGATGGGCCTGCCCAAACAAGCGTTTATCATGTGCATTGGTATCATTTTCCTCTCTTGAGCTTGCTCAACCTTTTGACCGATTTCATTTGTGTCGAACAAGGAGATGTTGACCTACCCTATTTGAGTGAATTAGATCCTTTATGGAATGATGACACGTTAGCTTTGATTGTGAATCCAGAGGCGGCCCTATTTAACTCTCCTTTAGCACAAGTTTCTTGTATTGCGGACTGCTCAATGGCAAGTCTTAATCACCCGATCGATGAGTTATTTTGGTGCGCTGGCTGTGAAGGATCACTATACCCGTTAACGGGAGTTGTTGCCCACCATCTAAGTCCCATCCAAGCTAGTTATCTCCTTGTTCAACGTTTAATTGCCAAACTACACCGCATGTTTCTCTTAAAAGGATACGATAAAGGAGAGTTTTGTGAAGCACAAATGATGCCTATCTTGAAGAAAACGCTTTATAAAACGCACCTGATTTATCCAATTCCTCAAACTTCTGGACTTTGTCATGCTTTGGGAAAAAGTGATCTGTTATGGGGAATTGGCAAATCTTTTCCCATTCAGGGAGAAGATTTTGTCTATTTGATTTGGTCTAAAAAACATTGTTGTCTCGATTCAACAAAAGCAGCGGCCATGAAGCCCATCGGAGGTTTATGGTAA
- a CDS encoding transposase, which translates to MLHPKGNYTVGLRDICKVIKCGKKKVFKGHHTLLGVSVQIAASRNYQGELLIVLTNVCPYKALKMYKKRWAIETLFGYLKTKGFCFEDTHMTDLKKIDAWMLVLTLAVVWTIKTNEIIQSKTNQASHGRKRKSIFRTCFEGIRKCLLCLELYMNEILHYIRLLRKKNSILNRL; encoded by the coding sequence GTGTTACACCCAAAAGGAAACTACACAGTGGGCTTGAGAGATATATGTAAGGTAATTAAGTGTGGAAAAAAGAAAGTCTTTAAAGGCCACCATACATTATTGGGAGTAAGCGTTCAAATAGCTGCTTCGAGAAATTATCAAGGAGAGCTTTTAATCGTGTTAACAAATGTTTGTCCCTATAAAGCATTAAAAATGTACAAGAAGAGATGGGCAATTGAAACTCTTTTTGGATATTTAAAAACAAAAGGTTTTTGCTTTGAAGATACTCATATGACCGATTTGAAAAAGATCGATGCATGGATGCTCGTGCTAACACTAGCAGTCGTGTGGACGATAAAAACAAATGAAATCATACAATCAAAAACAAACCAAGCTTCTCACGGGAGAAAAAGAAAAAGCATATTCAGGACATGCTTTGAGGGAATAAGAAAATGTTTGTTGTGTTTAGAATTGTATATGAATGAAATTCTACATTATATAAGACTTCTTCGAAAGAAGAATTCTATTCTGAATAGGTTGTAA
- the traW gene encoding type-F conjugative transfer system protein TraW, whose translation MPPFLTGILTVLLIFSSLEAKNLGIYGATASIEEEDLLIFMQKNMQLITEADHEKWMQNLQSHLLAQMKKPFVIKGIGKTQTYTVSYFDPSITVDRDILNHSQQIVVKKGTRINPLSLVMLDQDLLFVDATDTEQLAWAQALYPSGKWILVKGQPMQLEEELQRPIYFDQGGVLLKKFGIQSVPARVSQEGLRLKIELIPIGESSCVPIS comes from the coding sequence ATGCCCCCTTTTCTAACAGGAATCTTGACAGTTTTGCTTATCTTTTCTTCATTAGAAGCCAAAAATTTAGGAATTTATGGAGCAACTGCTTCAATTGAGGAAGAAGATCTCCTCATTTTCATGCAAAAAAATATGCAATTGATCACGGAAGCTGACCATGAAAAGTGGATGCAAAATTTACAGAGTCATTTGCTTGCTCAGATGAAAAAACCTTTTGTCATCAAGGGAATTGGAAAAACCCAAACGTACACGGTGAGCTATTTTGATCCGAGCATTACGGTAGATCGAGATATCCTCAATCATTCTCAGCAAATCGTGGTGAAAAAAGGAACGCGGATCAATCCTCTGTCTTTAGTAATGCTGGATCAAGATTTATTATTCGTTGATGCCACAGATACAGAGCAATTGGCTTGGGCGCAGGCACTTTATCCTTCTGGAAAGTGGATTCTGGTTAAAGGACAACCCATGCAACTCGAAGAAGAGCTCCAACGTCCCATCTATTTTGACCAAGGAGGAGTCCTTCTTAAAAAATTTGGCATCCAAAGTGTTCCAGCACGCGTCTCCCAAGAAGGGTTGCGACTCAAAATAGAATTAATTCCGATTGGAGAGAGTTCATGCGTGCCTATTTCTTAA
- a CDS encoding TraB/VirB10 family protein yields MPDLSEKVLKKQKIHLILVAAVIGFAVFGLIKYAYDHYEPTSYDLFEPRIDLPVDEFQSKEVWMDRLETQVGFLIQKQKYYEETLLEYKERERANEKEKIELKQYLTLLKKKMEASQVREEELKNKKDTSALEIASSSKNTFDRPVFEQAEESLLPPSSYRFPSSSFSSDPFVSQGTIASFGQEAVKATETAALRPPLCEYTLPQEAKNELFSLEKRTPANVSVRAILLSSVDAVCRLDAQSDPIPVKLRLLDDAHLPGGMKVKLKGCLIGASAYGDISSERVYMRLENLTQVNLSGQAIETEVTGYVSGEDGRFGMRGILVDRSAKILKPALGSGILSGIAQTLQSACARPSKETINTYSLSSDFAQNTVAKTSDAFSLLASYYIKRAEQVQPVLQIDAGRLVDVTFTQGFSMGDLHAKENLKQIRNKHRPSS; encoded by the coding sequence ATGCCTGATCTTTCGGAAAAAGTACTGAAAAAGCAAAAAATCCACTTAATTCTTGTTGCAGCTGTGATAGGTTTTGCCGTGTTTGGTTTGATCAAATATGCATATGATCATTATGAACCCACTTCTTATGACTTATTTGAACCAAGGATCGATTTACCTGTGGATGAATTTCAATCCAAAGAAGTGTGGATGGATCGTTTGGAAACGCAAGTGGGCTTCTTGATCCAAAAGCAAAAGTACTATGAAGAGACGTTACTTGAGTATAAAGAAAGAGAAAGAGCGAACGAAAAAGAGAAAATCGAACTCAAGCAGTATTTGACTCTTTTGAAAAAGAAAATGGAAGCATCCCAAGTTAGAGAAGAGGAGTTAAAGAATAAAAAGGATACCTCAGCTCTAGAAATAGCCTCTTCAAGCAAAAACACATTTGACCGCCCCGTGTTTGAGCAAGCAGAGGAAAGCTTGCTTCCACCTTCTTCTTATCGATTTCCTTCTTCCTCTTTTTCTAGTGATCCGTTTGTCTCCCAAGGAACAATAGCCTCTTTCGGACAGGAGGCTGTCAAAGCGACTGAGACAGCTGCTTTAAGACCGCCTCTTTGTGAATATACGCTGCCTCAGGAAGCAAAAAATGAACTTTTTTCCCTTGAAAAAAGAACGCCTGCCAATGTAAGTGTGCGTGCCATTCTCCTTTCTAGTGTGGATGCTGTTTGTAGACTAGACGCTCAAAGCGATCCTATCCCTGTAAAATTACGCCTCTTAGATGATGCTCATTTACCCGGAGGAATGAAAGTAAAGTTGAAAGGATGTCTGATTGGAGCGAGCGCTTACGGAGATATTTCCAGTGAACGTGTCTATATGCGATTAGAAAACTTAACGCAAGTCAATCTCAGCGGGCAAGCCATTGAAACGGAAGTGACCGGTTATGTGTCAGGAGAAGATGGAAGATTTGGAATGCGAGGGATCTTGGTGGATCGCTCCGCTAAAATATTAAAACCAGCCCTTGGCAGTGGGATCTTATCTGGAATTGCTCAAACGCTTCAGTCGGCATGCGCTCGCCCATCCAAAGAAACGATTAATACCTACTCGCTCAGCTCGGATTTTGCTCAAAATACGGTGGCTAAAACTTCAGATGCCTTTAGCCTTTTGGCTTCTTACTATATTAAACGAGCAGAACAAGTCCAACCTGTCCTTCAAATTGATGCAGGTCGCTTAGTCGATGTCACGTTTACGCAAGGATTTAGCATGGGAGATCTCCATGCTAAGGAAAATTTAAAACAGATTCGCAATAAACACAGGCCTTCCTCATGA
- a CDS encoding thioredoxin domain-containing protein, which produces MWGFSLDKLAEKYLIEFGDPQAPVQITEYFSMSCPHCLSLFKKDFKILKEKYLETKQAYWALYRTIFFNIPYNLFRIEFFFRRSLI; this is translated from the coding sequence ATGTGGGGGTTCAGCTTAGACAAGCTCGCTGAAAAATATCTGATTGAATTTGGAGATCCGCAAGCACCTGTTCAAATTACCGAATACTTTTCCATGAGTTGCCCCCATTGCTTATCCCTATTCAAAAAAGATTTTAAAATCCTTAAAGAAAAATACCTAGAAACAAAACAAGCGTATTGGGCTCTGTACAGGACAATTTTTTTTAACATACCTTACAACCTATTCAGAATAGAATTCTTCTTTCGAAGAAGTCTTATATAA
- the traL gene encoding type IV conjugative transfer system protein TraL, translating to MAQESPRMTCKTFDQSIRILFWSLDEFLILIPLSFVGIFLRSLVLLGLAILLKTLYIQMKKKSRHQPLSHYLYQYFPTSFCQKLGYFEGLPPSHLKKVILT from the coding sequence ATGGCACAAGAAAGCCCTAGAATGACATGTAAAACTTTTGATCAATCTATTCGCATTCTGTTTTGGTCATTGGATGAATTTTTGATCTTAATCCCCCTAAGCTTTGTTGGCATTTTCCTTCGAAGCTTAGTGTTATTAGGATTGGCAATCCTTTTAAAGACGCTATATATACAAATGAAAAAAAAGAGCCGGCACCAACCCTTGAGTCACTACCTCTACCAATATTTTCCAACATCTTTTTGTCAAAAATTAGGCTATTTTGAAGGACTCCCCCCTTCACACCTTAAAAAAGTCATTTTAACGTAA
- the traN gene encoding conjugal transfer protein TraN — protein sequence MEHVCVDANPTKIIDGQSVNRPCWKEKISFLYQFPSDSDCQLLQQKNCEQIQQRCVNQQGTTCAQWELTFRCLENLRWTTVPFEFDSTEEEKGYSPNQSFSEVATKLAVFAEVKKEMENSQAMDATKLEIFQGKRMSCSKNVADHLLYDCCFRYSGLAKQMGLSKCNADELSLAEMREEGLCHYVGSYEEKILDLWKSRDEHVFCCFPSKLSRLVQEQGRKQLGRDWGKPEEPNCRGFTTQELSRLNFSDMDLSEICTNIAKKLPENLPERLKQFQNRLQKDMDRVEVKK from the coding sequence ATTGAACATGTCTGTGTAGATGCCAATCCAACGAAAATTATTGATGGACAGTCTGTTAATCGTCCCTGTTGGAAAGAGAAAATTTCTTTTCTGTATCAGTTTCCATCTGATTCTGATTGCCAGTTACTCCAACAAAAAAATTGTGAGCAAATCCAGCAAAGATGTGTCAACCAGCAGGGGACTACGTGCGCACAATGGGAACTGACCTTTCGTTGTTTGGAAAACTTGCGATGGACAACAGTTCCGTTTGAATTTGATTCAACCGAAGAGGAAAAGGGCTATTCTCCTAACCAATCATTTTCAGAAGTAGCGACGAAATTGGCCGTGTTTGCAGAGGTAAAAAAAGAAATGGAAAATTCTCAAGCCATGGACGCGACAAAATTAGAAATTTTCCAGGGCAAACGCATGTCCTGTAGCAAAAATGTGGCTGATCACCTCCTATATGACTGCTGTTTTCGCTATTCTGGCTTGGCAAAACAAATGGGTTTAAGTAAGTGCAATGCGGATGAACTTTCCTTAGCCGAGATGCGAGAAGAGGGGCTTTGTCATTACGTCGGATCCTATGAAGAAAAAATTTTGGATTTATGGAAAAGCCGCGATGAGCATGTCTTTTGCTGTTTTCCCTCTAAATTATCTCGTCTTGTGCAAGAACAGGGAAGAAAACAATTGGGCAGAGATTGGGGAAAGCCTGAAGAGCCCAATTGTCGAGGATTCACGACCCAAGAATTAAGCCGGTTGAATTTTTCAGACATGGATTTAAGTGAAATCTGCACAAATATCGCCAAAAAATTGCCAGAGAATCTTCCCGAACGTCTCAAGCAATTTCAAAATCGCCTACAGAAAGATATGGACCGAGTCGAGGTGAAGAAATGA
- the trbC gene encoding type-F conjugative transfer system pilin assembly protein TrbC, with protein sequence MRAYFLRVILLLNGGLWGEEMQHFALDSNWLKQAQQVDEKAVHWLKDHLKERLASENFLRNPLEEKGSQLATTQCQSAGMEVKEESPLYVFMSFSLDDRLWVQLSQELEKLGGIFVLRGLPQNSFKELANRIFTLQEQGVRVPIQIHPQLFQRFDIQLVPTIAVTEGEQYDKISGNLSIQGALEKMSLYGETQRAKFLLQQWKEQQK encoded by the coding sequence ATGCGTGCCTATTTCTTAAGGGTGATTTTGTTGCTGAATGGAGGACTATGGGGAGAAGAAATGCAACATTTTGCTTTAGACTCCAATTGGCTTAAGCAAGCGCAACAAGTCGATGAAAAAGCTGTGCATTGGCTAAAAGACCATTTAAAAGAGCGTTTGGCATCGGAGAATTTTTTGAGAAATCCCCTAGAGGAAAAGGGATCGCAACTCGCCACTACTCAATGCCAAAGTGCGGGAATGGAGGTTAAAGAAGAGTCTCCTCTCTATGTATTTATGTCCTTTTCATTAGACGATCGCTTGTGGGTGCAATTGTCCCAAGAGTTAGAGAAACTAGGAGGAATTTTTGTGTTAAGAGGGCTTCCGCAAAATAGCTTTAAAGAATTGGCCAACCGAATCTTTACGTTGCAAGAACAAGGCGTGCGTGTGCCTATCCAAATTCACCCTCAGCTATTTCAAAGATTTGACATTCAACTAGTGCCAACCATTGCTGTTACCGAGGGTGAGCAGTATGACAAAATCTCGGGAAATCTTTCTATACAGGGTGCTTTAGAAAAAATGTCCCTGTACGGAGAGACTCAGCGAGCCAAATTCCTTTTGCAACAATGGAAAGAGCAACAAAAATGA